One stretch of Thermanaerosceptrum fracticalcis DNA includes these proteins:
- the flgK gene encoding flagellar hook-associated protein FlgK: MRSTFFGINIGYKALQAQQRALDVTSHNIANANTQGYTRQDVIMSASQPIKVLQGYVGTGVDIVEFRRIRDGFLDNQIRTENKALGEWEVRSDILSKLEVVFNEPSEEAGLRSVMDQYWEAWQQLTKNPESSAVRANVVQRGITLVDTFNHMDRLFHELQVDINKSISIRADEVNSIGRQVRDLNEQIIKAEAAGQKANDLRDKRDLLVEQLSKIVDVDVVEDEFGAVNVSVGGYTLVSRGYLAELRFTDDDINPTNAKLEWVDPMSGNVLGPARVKSGMLKGFIDMRDEVIGGSNGYISKIGELAAGIAQEVNTLHRQGRDLNGDLGEEFFVTKDPLNPTFSAGNIAVNQNIVNDTNKIAASKNNLPDPVIEGDNTNALAIAQLKNKKTMNGGVASFDDFYRSAVGKLGVQSQEAERMVNNQSLLVDQLQNKREGISGVSLDEEMTNMIKFQHAYSAAARIINTMDEMLEVIVNRLGMVGR; this comes from the coding sequence ATGAGGTCAACCTTTTTCGGCATAAACATAGGTTACAAGGCATTGCAGGCGCAACAGAGAGCTCTGGATGTGACCAGCCACAATATCGCCAACGCCAACACCCAGGGCTATACCAGGCAGGATGTAATCATGTCTGCAAGTCAACCCATTAAGGTGCTGCAGGGCTATGTGGGCACAGGTGTAGACATTGTAGAATTCCGGCGGATCCGGGACGGCTTCCTGGATAACCAGATTAGAACAGAAAACAAGGCCCTGGGGGAATGGGAAGTAAGGAGCGATATTCTCTCCAAGCTTGAAGTAGTTTTTAACGAGCCCTCTGAAGAAGCGGGGCTGCGTTCCGTGATGGACCAGTACTGGGAGGCCTGGCAGCAGTTGACCAAGAACCCCGAAAGTTCTGCGGTAAGAGCCAATGTGGTACAGAGGGGTATTACTCTGGTAGACACCTTCAACCATATGGACAGGCTTTTTCATGAACTCCAGGTTGATATCAATAAGAGTATCAGTATCAGGGCAGATGAAGTAAATTCTATAGGCAGGCAGGTTCGTGACCTCAATGAGCAGATCATTAAAGCGGAAGCTGCCGGGCAAAAAGCCAATGATTTGAGAGATAAGCGGGATTTACTGGTGGAACAGCTTTCCAAGATCGTGGATGTGGATGTGGTGGAGGATGAATTCGGCGCTGTCAATGTGTCTGTAGGCGGGTATACCCTGGTATCCCGCGGCTATCTTGCCGAGTTAAGGTTTACCGATGATGATATTAATCCGACCAATGCCAAACTGGAATGGGTCGATCCCATGAGCGGCAATGTTTTGGGGCCGGCGCGGGTAAAGAGCGGTATGCTGAAGGGCTTTATCGATATGCGGGATGAAGTTATCGGCGGGTCAAACGGATATATCAGTAAAATAGGAGAATTAGCTGCAGGTATCGCCCAAGAGGTGAACACTCTGCATCGTCAGGGCAGGGACTTGAATGGCGATTTGGGGGAAGAATTCTTTGTGACAAAGGACCCGCTTAATCCTACGTTTAGTGCCGGTAATATAGCTGTTAATCAGAATATCGTTAACGATACAAATAAAATCGCCGCCTCAAAAAATAATTTACCCGACCCTGTTATCGAAGGTGACAACACAAATGCCCTGGCCATTGCCCAGCTCAAAAACAAAAAGACCATGAACGGCGGTGTAGCCAGTTTTGACGATTTCTATCGCTCAGCAGTAGGTAAGCTTGGCGTACAGTCCCAGGAAGCGGAACGTATGGTAAACAACCAGTCCCTACTGGTGGACCAGCTGCAAAACAAGCGGGAAGGCATCTCCGGTGTTTCCCTGGATGAAGAAA
- a CDS encoding flagellar protein FlgN, with amino-acid sequence MSTVLAELTRLLNQQKVLYEELLELAKEKQKVLVKGSLEALDALTKKEEALIFQAGKLEEQRYQCGRQVTSLLGLKEDAPLSEILEKVPSEHKKPLESVFQELTGLFQDLTRLNEENTNLIQQSLRFVNFTMEVISQQSKPTYTPDKEVKTDQISRLLDKKV; translated from the coding sequence ATGAGCACAGTACTGGCAGAACTGACCCGTCTCCTTAACCAGCAGAAGGTACTCTACGAAGAACTGCTGGAATTAGCGAAAGAGAAACAAAAAGTATTAGTGAAGGGCTCTCTGGAAGCTTTAGATGCGCTTACCAAGAAGGAGGAGGCCCTTATTTTTCAAGCGGGAAAACTGGAAGAGCAGCGTTACCAATGTGGGCGCCAGGTCACATCTTTGTTGGGACTGAAAGAAGATGCTCCCTTAAGTGAGATTTTGGAGAAGGTGCCGTCCGAGCATAAAAAACCTCTGGAATCCGTATTCCAGGAACTCACTGGGCTCTTCCAGGACTTGACCAGGCTGAACGAGGAAAACACCAACCTTATTCAACAATCTTTGCGCTTCGTTAATTTTACTATGGAAGTTATCAGCCAGCAGAGCAAGCCTACTTATACACCGGATAAAGAAGTAAAGACAGACCAGATTAGCAGGCTCTTGGATAAGAAAGTATAG
- the flgM gene encoding flagellar biosynthesis anti-sigma factor FlgM, which produces MRIFNQHIPGIIKAYNQNKNTTGKVEDKQKVSKNDGVELSSEARYYAIARQALQELPEIDEAKVAELKQAVKSGTYRVNHEEVAEKILEENIFDKLV; this is translated from the coding sequence ATGCGGATATTTAATCAGCATATTCCGGGAATTATCAAAGCCTATAACCAGAATAAGAATACCACGGGCAAAGTAGAGGATAAGCAGAAAGTAAGCAAAAATGACGGAGTGGAGTTATCTTCTGAAGCCAGGTATTATGCCATAGCCAGGCAGGCCCTGCAGGAATTGCCTGAAATAGATGAAGCTAAGGTAGCGGAATTAAAGCAAGCGGTTAAATCAGGAACTTACCGGGTAAATCATGAAGAGGTGGCCGAAAAAATTCTGGAGGAAAATATTTTCGATAAACTCGTTTAA
- a CDS encoding ComF family protein, whose protein sequence is MMEGEGMEWRNWWEAILELVFPGGNLCPFCGQNEIQGQDGVICTTCLKGVLSLKDTIPTCPRCGHFYAAIDCTNCLEWDNSLRKVLGVVPYEGVYRELIHNLKYSGRQELSKPLGYLLGETVKKSGLLGKVHLIIPVPLHPSRHKERGYNQSEWLAREAARVLHLPLDGQSMIREHFTKPQTGLGRQERLKNMEGAFRLRDNSKVLGRNILLVDDIMTTGSTLLACAHTLAEGGAGKIYGVVWAAGGTKART, encoded by the coding sequence ATGATGGAGGGTGAAGGCATGGAGTGGCGGAACTGGTGGGAGGCTATCCTGGAGCTGGTTTTCCCGGGAGGGAATTTGTGTCCTTTTTGTGGTCAAAATGAGATACAGGGCCAGGACGGCGTGATTTGTACAACCTGCCTAAAGGGGGTTCTGAGCTTAAAAGACACTATCCCAACATGTCCGCGCTGCGGCCATTTTTATGCTGCTATCGACTGTACCAACTGCCTGGAATGGGATAACAGTTTAAGAAAAGTACTGGGGGTAGTGCCTTACGAAGGTGTCTACCGGGAATTGATTCATAACCTGAAATACTCGGGCAGGCAGGAATTGTCTAAGCCCCTGGGGTATTTGCTGGGGGAGACGGTGAAAAAATCGGGTCTTTTAGGAAAAGTGCACTTAATCATACCCGTGCCGTTACACCCCTCCCGGCATAAGGAGAGGGGTTATAACCAGAGTGAGTGGTTGGCGCGGGAGGCGGCCAGAGTTCTGCACCTGCCCCTGGATGGACAAAGCATGATCCGGGAACATTTTACCAAACCCCAGACGGGTTTAGGGCGGCAGGAAAGATTAAAGAATATGGAGGGGGCTTTTCGGCTTCGGGATAACAGTAAGGTATTAGGGCGGAATATTCTCCTGGTGGATGATATTATGACAACAGGCTCAACGCTCCTGGCCTGTGCCCATACACTGGCTGAGGGAGGGGCTGGTAAAATCTATGGGGTTGTCTGGGCGGCAGGTGGAACAAAAGCACGTACGTGA
- the codY gene encoding GTP-sensing pleiotropic transcriptional regulator CodY — protein MEMQLLLEKTRILHQLLQKSASQTLNFNTIADELSRGVEASVYVIGRKGKLLGKTEISSTHGGLFSAEELANGQVSESNLQWVFGYTHTEVNFMPKDTNFYCILAPVFGSGERMGTVVYAREDRPYTPAEIILAEYGASVAGMQILRSANEKMENEARKKTVVQLALEVLSYSELEAVKYIFSEIEGSEGFLVASKLAEEYKLTRSVIVNALRKLESAGVIDARSLGMKGTYIKVLNDYLYEQLANI, from the coding sequence ATGGAAATGCAGTTGTTGTTAGAAAAAACCAGAATCCTGCACCAATTACTACAAAAATCAGCAAGCCAGACCCTCAATTTTAACACCATTGCTGACGAATTATCCCGGGGAGTTGAAGCCAGTGTTTATGTAATTGGCAGGAAAGGTAAGCTCTTGGGTAAGACTGAAATCAGTTCAACCCATGGCGGTTTATTCAGTGCTGAGGAGTTAGCCAATGGACAGGTCTCCGAGAGCAATCTCCAGTGGGTCTTTGGTTATACCCATACAGAGGTAAATTTCATGCCAAAGGACACCAATTTTTACTGTATCCTGGCTCCCGTATTCGGAAGCGGCGAAAGAATGGGAACAGTGGTTTACGCCCGCGAGGACCGTCCCTACACCCCTGCCGAGATCATTCTGGCGGAATACGGTGCCAGCGTAGCCGGGATGCAAATCCTCAGGAGCGCCAACGAGAAAATGGAGAATGAGGCTCGCAAGAAGACAGTGGTCCAGCTGGCCCTGGAGGTTCTTTCTTACTCAGAGCTGGAGGCTGTCAAGTACATCTTCAGTGAAATCGAAGGCAGCGAGGGCTTCCTGGTAGCCAGCAAACTGGCGGAGGAGTACAAGCTTACCCGCTCAGTCATCGTCAATGCCCTGCGGAAACTGGAAAGTGCCGGTGTTATTGATGCCAGGTCACTGGGGATGAAAGGGACTTATATTAAAGTCTTAAACGACTACCTCTACGAACAATTAGCTAATATTTAG
- a CDS encoding DUF192 domain-containing protein, whose amino-acid sequence MIAKEGQVIGNRIRLAVTFWQRLKGLLGTKSLAEGQGLLLRPCSQVHTWLMGYTIDVVFLDEYNRIVGLEQNMKAGQVSPKYHKSWQVLELPSGSVEKYNLRRGDFLEILYSS is encoded by the coding sequence GTGATTGCTAAGGAAGGACAAGTGATAGGCAACAGGATTAGGCTTGCCGTTACATTTTGGCAGCGCTTAAAGGGACTTCTCGGTACCAAATCCTTAGCAGAGGGCCAAGGCTTGCTTTTGCGCCCCTGTAGTCAGGTGCATACCTGGCTTATGGGCTATACTATAGATGTTGTATTTCTCGACGAATATAACCGGATTGTTGGTTTAGAACAGAATATGAAGGCGGGTCAGGTTAGTCCCAAATATCATAAGTCCTGGCAGGTCTTAGAGCTTCCTTCCGGCAGTGTAGAAAAATATAACTTAAGAAGAGGTGATTTTCTGGAAATCCTATATTCCAGTTAG
- a CDS encoding type II secretion system F family protein has product MLPVLIITFLFACTLVIAFFQSLFREQDELARRLKKFTASQVRQKQQEEDELSKPFSERVIWPFIGWFSTLVTRFTPGHSREKLQQALQFAGNPGNLKASEYQALHFLLIAVLLLLGWGLAWVTRKGFLEQVAMAFLLGLIGYLLGKVYLSTRTRQRQMAMQKELPDVLDLLTVSVEAGLGFDAAILRVVEKSKGVLAKEFVTTLQELQMGKSRREALRDLGKRTGVDDILTFVGAMIQADQLGVSITKILRTQADQVRIKRRQRVEEKAMKAPIKMLIPLVFFIFPSIFIVLLGPAAIQIYKQFLGGR; this is encoded by the coding sequence ATGTTACCAGTATTGATTATAACCTTTCTCTTTGCCTGTACGCTGGTGATTGCCTTTTTCCAGTCCCTCTTCCGGGAACAGGATGAACTGGCGAGACGATTAAAAAAATTTACTGCCAGTCAGGTCCGGCAAAAACAGCAGGAGGAAGACGAGTTAAGCAAACCTTTTTCTGAACGGGTGATCTGGCCTTTTATCGGCTGGTTTTCTACCCTGGTTACCCGCTTTACCCCTGGTCACAGCCGGGAAAAGCTGCAGCAGGCTTTACAGTTTGCCGGTAACCCTGGTAATCTGAAGGCCTCTGAATATCAGGCCCTACATTTCTTATTAATCGCGGTTTTGTTACTTTTGGGCTGGGGTCTGGCCTGGGTGACACGGAAAGGTTTTTTAGAACAGGTTGCTATGGCTTTTCTTTTAGGGTTAATCGGTTATTTGCTGGGGAAAGTCTACCTCTCTACGAGGACCAGGCAGCGGCAAATGGCCATGCAAAAGGAACTACCCGATGTGCTGGACCTTTTAACCGTGAGCGTGGAAGCCGGTTTAGGTTTTGATGCGGCCATCTTACGGGTTGTCGAGAAGTCCAAAGGTGTTCTGGCCAAGGAATTCGTGACCACCCTGCAGGAACTGCAGATGGGGAAATCCCGCCGCGAAGCCCTGCGGGATCTTGGTAAGCGGACGGGAGTTGACGATATCCTGACCTTCGTAGGGGCTATGATTCAGGCCGATCAACTGGGAGTCTCCATCACCAAGATACTGCGAACCCAGGCTGATCAGGTGCGAATAAAAAGGCGGCAAAGAGTAGAGGAAAAAGCGATGAAAGCACCTATCAAGATGCTGATTCCCCTGGTCTTCTTTATTTTTCCCAGTATTTTCATAGTGTTACTGGGTCCGGCCGCCATTCAGATCTATAAACAGTTTCTGGGGGGAAGATAA
- a CDS encoding IS200/IS605 family accessory protein TnpB-related protein, whose translation MKTTVMGVILELTETQQAYLDNLMARYCAAVRWSFKRLLEGKGVQDIRQGVQVKFNLNSRQANDAVYDAQSTIKSQHELVKLYCENARAKVEFTQKRIAKAKSSKQKANLQKRLEKEQRKLSYWQKHLEGKTFPTVVFGGKKLFLERCKGNITRAEWQEARNNRYLSRGDKTKGGNLNTRLYEVDGQIYLDIAAEQVQTEKSVRYNRITVPVYLAHKPSQKTGKINGRNYRQMVLDYLKTGAAYQVEIIRKDGRYYIHVTIEEDMPVPYHAQGAVGVDTNPDGLGVALTDYLGQYRGSQWLRQGEWTYARSNRRDNLIGETVKKVVALAKETGSALVIEDLKFKHDKSVTTKFNRMSHGFVWSKFLADAERRAFREGVPVFKAKPAFTSVIGILKYQHQYGLSNHQAAALVIARRGLGFDYERVPKLLADRFIKAKEGFSKINNWQQWAAVKKAILKQLKKKEKKGVNSLVSWQVHRKQLLGAG comes from the coding sequence GTGAAAACGACGGTAATGGGAGTAATTCTTGAACTCACCGAAACCCAACAAGCCTACCTCGATAACCTCATGGCCCGTTACTGTGCAGCAGTCAGGTGGAGCTTTAAAAGATTACTGGAAGGCAAAGGAGTCCAGGACATCCGCCAAGGCGTGCAGGTCAAGTTTAACCTCAACTCCCGCCAGGCCAACGATGCGGTATACGATGCCCAGAGCACCATCAAAAGCCAGCATGAATTGGTTAAGTTATACTGCGAAAATGCCCGGGCCAAAGTAGAGTTTACCCAAAAGCGAATAGCTAAAGCCAAATCGTCCAAGCAAAAAGCCAACCTGCAAAAACGGCTGGAGAAAGAACAAAGAAAGCTGTCATACTGGCAAAAACACCTGGAGGGCAAGACCTTTCCGACAGTTGTTTTCGGCGGCAAGAAACTTTTTCTGGAAAGATGTAAGGGCAATATCACCCGGGCAGAGTGGCAGGAAGCCAGAAACAACCGTTACCTGTCCCGGGGAGACAAAACCAAGGGCGGCAACTTAAATACAAGATTATACGAAGTTGATGGTCAAATCTATCTTGATATAGCAGCGGAACAGGTGCAGACGGAGAAATCTGTCAGATATAACCGGATCACAGTGCCGGTTTACCTGGCCCATAAACCTTCCCAAAAGACAGGTAAAATCAATGGTCGCAACTACCGGCAGATGGTTTTGGATTACCTCAAAACAGGTGCCGCCTACCAGGTGGAAATAATCCGTAAGGATGGCAGGTACTATATCCATGTCACCATCGAAGAAGATATGCCGGTTCCCTATCATGCCCAGGGTGCTGTCGGGGTAGATACCAACCCTGACGGCTTAGGGGTGGCCCTGACAGACTATCTGGGGCAGTACCGGGGCAGCCAGTGGTTAAGACAGGGAGAATGGACTTATGCCAGAAGCAACCGGAGGGATAACCTTATTGGAGAAACGGTAAAGAAAGTAGTAGCTCTGGCAAAAGAAACAGGCAGTGCCCTGGTGATAGAGGACTTAAAGTTCAAACACGACAAGTCCGTAACGACCAAATTTAACCGTATGAGCCACGGTTTTGTCTGGTCAAAGTTTTTGGCAGATGCAGAACGGAGGGCTTTCCGGGAAGGGGTGCCGGTGTTCAAAGCAAAGCCGGCCTTTACCTCGGTAATAGGAATTCTGAAATACCAGCACCAGTACGGATTATCAAACCACCAGGCAGCAGCCTTGGTGATAGCCAGGAGGGGACTGGGGTTTGACTATGAAAGAGTTCCCAAATTACTGGCAGACAGGTTTATCAAAGCAAAAGAAGGCTTTAGTAAGATAAACAACTGGCAGCAGTGGGCTGCTGTCAAAAAAGCAATACTAAAACAGCTAAAGAAGAAAGAGAAGAAAGGGGTGAACAGCCTGGTTTCCTGGCAGGTTCACCGGAAACAACTGTTAGGTGCAGGGTAA
- a CDS encoding MerR family DNA-binding transcriptional regulator, which produces MEKLLTSHQVAKLLNVWPHTLRRWEKEGKLKPLHTPGGHRRYKESQIMALIGEEITVIESEVAAGENDGNGSNS; this is translated from the coding sequence ATGGAAAAGTTGCTAACATCTCACCAAGTCGCAAAGCTATTAAACGTGTGGCCACATACGTTGCGTCGCTGGGAAAAAGAAGGAAAATTAAAACCTTTACACACACCCGGCGGCCATAGACGCTATAAAGAATCACAGATAATGGCATTAATTGGCGAAGAGATAACTGTCATTGAAAGCGAGGTGGCTGCCGGTGAAAACGACGGTAATGGGAGTAATTCTTGA
- a CDS encoding type II secretion system F family protein gives MRLIIISITSFVSIFLALLWFYYRVTRGKRNISVRLEKFTDTSRKARTEEEGKERSFSLKTLLGRAGQIFVRRGMTKQLEYHLIKADIPLRGEEFLITWMFTALAPGTLIYILSRKVALSLLLYMAGIILPPLMISTAQQKRLKKFDQQIGDSLAIMSNALRAGFSFMQTLELVSREMPNPIAKEFARTFREMNLGAPMEQALHNLTKRVASSDLDLVVTAVLIQRQVGGNLAEVLDNISFTIRERVRIQGEIKTLTAQGKISGIIIGLIPPFLIVILFLINPTYLKPLFQSTAGLVMLAGGVISELMGLLIIKKIITIDI, from the coding sequence ATGAGACTTATCATAATCAGCATAACTTCATTTGTTTCCATCTTTTTAGCTTTACTCTGGTTCTATTACCGGGTCACCAGGGGAAAACGAAACATAAGTGTACGGCTGGAAAAGTTTACGGATACTTCCCGTAAGGCTCGAACAGAAGAGGAAGGTAAAGAACGTAGTTTTAGCTTAAAGACTCTCTTAGGTAGGGCTGGCCAAATCTTTGTCCGGCGGGGAATGACCAAACAGCTGGAGTATCACTTAATTAAAGCCGATATCCCTCTCCGCGGCGAAGAATTTTTGATAACCTGGATGTTTACGGCCCTGGCGCCGGGGACCTTAATTTACATACTTAGCCGTAAGGTGGCATTGAGCCTCTTACTATACATGGCAGGCATTATCTTGCCTCCTTTAATGATTAGTACAGCCCAGCAGAAACGCTTAAAGAAATTCGACCAGCAGATCGGTGACTCCCTTGCCATCATGTCCAACGCTCTGCGGGCGGGGTTTAGTTTTATGCAGACCCTGGAGCTGGTGAGCCGGGAGATGCCGAACCCCATCGCCAAAGAATTTGCCCGTACTTTCCGGGAGATGAACCTGGGGGCTCCTATGGAACAGGCCCTGCACAATCTTACCAAAAGAGTGGCCAGTTCCGACCTGGACCTGGTAGTGACGGCTGTGCTTATCCAAAGGCAGGTAGGGGGAAACCTGGCAGAGGTTCTTGATAATATCTCTTTTACCATTCGCGAAAGAGTAAGAATACAGGGTGAAATAAAGACACTAACGGCCCAGGGTAAAATCTCAGGAATCATCATCGGCCTCATTCCTCCCTTTTTGATTGTCATTCTTTTCTTAATTAATCCTACTTATCTCAAACCCTTGTTCCAGTCTACTGCTGGTCTGGTGATGCTGGCAGGAGGGGTAATAAGCGAATTGATGGGGCTCTTAATCATTAAGAAAATCATCACCATTGACATATAA
- a CDS encoding CpaF family protein, translated as MSLLQRLEKEKGTKIGSGAVENKFQALKTADPYRDLKVKVHKEVIELMDTELLEQKDQAAHFLSPEELSLKVEEMVNVIVDRDASHLTRMERQKIITEILDEVIGLGPIEQLIKDPEISEIMVNGPNQIFVERKGKLEKVPFTFRNNEHVLHIIDKIVSPLGRRIDESMPMVDARLPDGSRVNAIIPPLAITGPTITIRKFSRDPLTIHDLIRFGTLTPKMATFLEACVKARLNIVISGGTGSGKTSTLNVLSSFIPENERIVTIEDAAELQLRQEHVITLESRPPNIEGKGAVTIRDLVRNSLRMRPDRIVIGEVRSGEALDMLQAMNTGHDGSLTTGHANSPRDILSRLETMVLMAGMELPMRAIREQMASAIDLIVQQARLRDGSRKITHITEVVGMEGDVITLQDIFRYENEGYDDRGRLKGRFVATGVRPKFMDKLLVAGVSVPEDLFL; from the coding sequence ATGTCGCTGCTGCAGCGCCTGGAAAAAGAAAAAGGTACGAAAATAGGGTCCGGAGCAGTTGAGAACAAATTCCAGGCCCTTAAGACGGCTGATCCTTACCGGGACTTAAAAGTAAAAGTCCATAAAGAAGTTATCGAGTTGATGGATACGGAACTCCTGGAACAAAAAGACCAGGCAGCCCATTTTCTGTCCCCGGAGGAACTGAGTCTAAAGGTAGAGGAAATGGTTAATGTTATTGTGGACCGGGATGCTTCTCATCTTACCAGGATGGAGCGGCAAAAAATTATTACAGAGATACTGGATGAAGTAATTGGGTTAGGACCTATTGAACAGTTAATCAAAGACCCTGAAATCTCTGAAATCATGGTGAACGGTCCCAACCAGATTTTTGTGGAACGCAAAGGAAAGCTGGAAAAGGTGCCCTTTACCTTCCGCAATAATGAGCATGTGCTGCACATTATTGATAAAATAGTTTCCCCTCTGGGGCGCCGGATTGATGAGTCGATGCCTATGGTGGATGCCCGCCTGCCTGATGGTTCCCGGGTCAATGCCATCATCCCTCCCCTGGCCATCACCGGTCCTACCATCACCATTAGAAAGTTTTCCCGTGATCCTTTAACCATTCATGATTTAATTCGTTTTGGTACTTTAACCCCTAAAATGGCTACTTTTCTGGAGGCCTGTGTAAAAGCGCGCTTAAACATTGTTATTTCCGGGGGAACCGGCAGCGGGAAAACCAGTACCTTAAATGTCTTATCTTCCTTTATTCCCGAAAATGAGCGGATTGTAACCATTGAGGATGCGGCTGAATTACAGTTGCGGCAGGAACATGTAATTACCCTGGAGAGCCGTCCCCCTAATATTGAGGGGAAGGGGGCCGTGACCATCCGTGATCTGGTCCGCAACTCTTTACGGATGCGCCCTGATCGTATTGTCATTGGTGAGGTTCGCTCGGGCGAGGCTTTAGACATGCTGCAGGCCATGAATACGGGTCATGATGGATCACTGACTACCGGCCATGCCAATTCACCCCGGGACATTCTATCCCGTTTGGAAACCATGGTCTTAATGGCCGGCATGGAATTACCCATGCGGGCTATCCGGGAACAGATGGCCTCTGCCATTGATCTCATTGTTCAGCAAGCCCGCCTGCGGGACGGCAGCCGTAAGATTACCCATATTACCGAGGTAGTGGGCATGGAGGGAGATGTGATAACCCTCCAGGATATCTTCCGTTATGAGAATGAAGGTTATGATGACAGGGGAAGGTTGAAGGGGCGCTTCGTGGCCACAGGGGTAAGGCCTAAGTTTATGGACAAGCTCCTGGTGGCGGGAGTCAGTGTACCCGAGGATTTATTTTTGTAG
- a CDS encoding AAA family ATPase — MEPIRVLLVDDTDETRDNVRRILSFDREVAVIGEARDGLEALQKVQALNPDVVLMDVNMPKLDGIAATERISLEYPGCAVIFLSVQGEPEYLRKAMMAGARDYLVKPFSGDELMDTIKRAYQLETKRVAPGKENKLSKVKPQVVTIFGTKGGVGKTTIAVNLAVLLANTKKKVVIVDLDLQFGDVSVFLNLLPKRTMAELAQEGNNLDIELVESYMIPHLSGIKILPAPGRPEYAELIAPVQMEKVISILKQHYDYVVIDTPPLFNETNLVALDLSTQVFLALSLDLATIKNVKLSLELLDSLHHRGKTKLILNRASEDMGIKISNAEETLDFLIAAQIPSDGKLCVSALNKGIPFVLSDPNARVSQAIRNIADLVIKDKGYQEDLKEQRRGSFLVRLFK, encoded by the coding sequence ATGGAACCGATTCGTGTCCTGCTTGTGGATGATACTGATGAAACCAGAGATAACGTACGCCGTATCCTCTCTTTTGACAGGGAAGTTGCCGTTATAGGCGAGGCCCGGGATGGCTTAGAGGCTTTACAGAAAGTGCAGGCTTTAAATCCTGATGTAGTGTTAATGGATGTGAACATGCCCAAACTGGACGGTATTGCGGCCACAGAACGAATTTCCCTGGAATACCCGGGCTGTGCGGTAATATTCTTAAGCGTCCAGGGGGAACCGGAATACCTGAGAAAGGCTATGATGGCCGGAGCCCGTGATTACCTGGTCAAGCCCTTTAGCGGCGATGAACTCATGGATACTATTAAGCGGGCTTATCAATTAGAGACTAAGAGGGTTGCTCCAGGGAAGGAAAATAAACTCAGTAAAGTAAAGCCCCAGGTGGTTACCATCTTCGGCACCAAGGGCGGGGTGGGTAAAACCACCATTGCCGTGAACCTGGCTGTTCTCCTGGCTAATACCAAGAAAAAAGTGGTGATTGTAGATTTAGACCTGCAGTTTGGGGATGTTTCCGTTTTTCTCAATCTCCTGCCCAAAAGGACCATGGCGGAACTGGCCCAGGAAGGAAATAACCTGGATATTGAATTGGTGGAGTCCTATATGATTCCCCATTTATCGGGGATTAAAATTCTGCCTGCCCCGGGGAGGCCTGAATATGCGGAGTTAATCGCACCGGTCCAGATGGAAAAAGTGATTAGCATTTTGAAACAGCACTATGATTATGTTGTGATTGATACACCGCCCTTGTTTAATGAAACCAATCTTGTTGCGCTGGACCTTTCTACCCAGGTCTTCTTGGCTTTGTCTTTAGACTTGGCCACGATTAAAAATGTCAAATTAAGTCTGGAACTTCTCGATTCCTTGCATCACCGCGGCAAGACCAAATTAATTCTCAACAGGGCTTCCGAAGACATGGGTATAAAAATCAGTAACGCCGAAGAGACTTTGGACTTCCTGATTGCCGCCCAAATCCCCAGTGACGGTAAATTGTGCGTTTCTGCCCTCAACAAGGGAATACCTTTTGTCCTCTCCGACCCCAACGCCAGGGTGAGCCAGGCTATTCGTAATATCGCTGACCTGGTCATTAAAGATAAGGGCTACCAGGAAGATTTAAAGGAACAGCGGCGAGGCAGTTTTTTAGTGAGACTCTTTAAGTAG